The Erwinia sorbitola nucleotide sequence ACGATGTTGTCCTGTTTTGTCACACCAATACGGCGACAGAACTCACGGATAGACTGAGCGGTATAGCCACGGCGACGCAGACCAGAAACGGTCAGCATACGTGGATCATCCCAGCCTTCGACCACTTTTTCTGTCACCAGCATGCTTAACTTACGCTTGGACATGATGGCGTATTCGAGATTCAGACGAGAGAATTCGTACTGACGCGGATGAACCGGGATAGTGATGTTATCCAGCACCCAGTCATACAGGCGACGGTTATCCTGGAACTCCAGGGTACACAGGGAGTGAGTAATGCCTTCCAGCGCATCAGAAATACAGTGGGTAAAGTCGTACATCGGATAGATGCACCACTTGTTGCCAGTCTGGTGATGTTCGGCAAACTTGATACGATAAATAACCGGATCGCGCATAACGATAAAGTTAGAGGCCATATCAATTTTGGCACGCAGGCAGGCCGTACCTTCCGCAAAACCACCGGCACGCATTTTGGCAAACAGCTCAAGGTTCTCTTCCACACTGCGGTCGCGGTATGGGCTGTTTTTGCCCGCAGAGGTCAGGCTGCCACGATATTCGCGGATCTGCTCTGGAGAAAGCTCATCAACGTAAGCCAACCCTTTGGTGATCAGCTCAACGGCATAGTTATGCAGCTGCTCAAAATAGTCAGATGAGTAGCGTACTTCGCCGCTCCACTCGAAACCAAGCCAGCGCACGTCGTGCTTAATCGACTCAACAAACTCCAGATCTTCTTTTACCGGGTTGGTGTCATCGAAGCGCAGGTTACACTGCCCTTGATAATCTTGGGCAATACCAAAGTTCAGGCAGATAGACTTTGCATGGCCAATATGCAGATAACCATTCGGCTCAGGCGGGAATCGGGTATGCACCGAGCTGTGCTTACCGTTCGCCAGATCTTCGTCGATGATCTGACGAATAAAGTTAGTTGGGCGGGCTTCAGCCTCACTCATCTCAATTTCCTCAATTAATGCTGGGCATTGACTCTTAATAACTCGAGTTGCAACAAGGCGGCAACCTGACGTATGACGAGTATGATTTAACGGAGTATGATCCACAAAGCTGCAAGGGGAAACAACCGTTTGTTGAGGGAATCAGATAAAAAAAGGGCGGAAATCGCTTCCCGCCCCGTTACGATCGCACTAACCGACGAAGTTAG carries:
- the glnS gene encoding glutamine--tRNA ligase, which encodes MSEAEARPTNFIRQIIDEDLANGKHSSVHTRFPPEPNGYLHIGHAKSICLNFGIAQDYQGQCNLRFDDTNPVKEDLEFVESIKHDVRWLGFEWSGEVRYSSDYFEQLHNYAVELITKGLAYVDELSPEQIREYRGSLTSAGKNSPYRDRSVEENLELFAKMRAGGFAEGTACLRAKIDMASNFIVMRDPVIYRIKFAEHHQTGNKWCIYPMYDFTHCISDALEGITHSLCTLEFQDNRRLYDWVLDNITIPVHPRQYEFSRLNLEYAIMSKRKLSMLVTEKVVEGWDDPRMLTVSGLRRRGYTAQSIREFCRRIGVTKQDNIVEMAALESCIRDDLNENAPRAMAVMDPVKVVIENLPAHHEEMISMPNHPSKPEMGTREVPFSREIYIDRADFREEANKQYKRLVLGKEVRLRNAYVIKAERVAKDDEGNITCLFCTCDVDTLSKDPADGRKVKGVIHWVSAVHALPAEFRLYDRLFSVPNPGAAEDFLASINPQSLVIRQGFVEPGMQQAEASAPYQFEREGYFCADSVYSSASKLVFNRTVGLRDTWAKAGE